The DNA window GGGATATTGTTATTGTTTGGTTTCGTGGTTTTACCTTGGGTCAAACTTGGAGAAGCTGGATCCTGGTTCTGCCCaccctttttgtctttcttaatTCTGCTCTTACTGGCACGAGATATTTGCCAGTAGAGAATAGTCATGATGATTACGGGCAGATAAAAGGCCGCAATGGCCGTGCCAAAAGTGACAGCCGCATTGGAAAGGAACTGGATGTAGCATTCTCCATCGGGGACAGTCCTTTCCCCTACAATGAACTGCCAAAAGAGAATGGCTGGTGCCCACAAGATGAAGGAGAGCACCCATGCTGCTGCAATCATCATGCCCGCCATCTTAGTGGTCCTCTTGACTGGATAACTCAGAGGTTTGGTGACACAAAAATATCTGTCAAAACTGATAATGAGGAGGTTCATGACAGAGGCGTTGCTGACCACGTAGTCGAGAGCCAGCCACAAATCACAAACCACGGGTCCTAATGGCCAGTAGCCAATCACAGTGTAAAGTGTGTACAGGTTCATGGAAAAGACACCAATGATCAAGTCAGCACATGCCAAGCTGAAAAGGAAGTAATTGTTGACAGTCTGAAGGTGCCGGTTGACTTTGATGGATACCATAACCAGGATGTTTCCAATGATGGTCACTAAGCTGAGAGACCCAGCCACTAGGACAATGAAGACAACCTCAACAGTTTTATAAGGGCTTGCCAAGGCCATCACATCCTCCAGAGAGCTTATGTTTGTTGAGTTATTCATTTCTGTGAATAGGAACCCAAAGGACAACTATCACTTAAACCTGTAGAGGAAAGAGAGATAAAACAAAGAAGGCCATGAGACATttcttttacttgttttttaACGAACAGAATTCTAGAAAAGATGACAGGCAGAAGCAAGAAatctaaagaaaatcaagaagGCCCAAATCCCATCAATCAGTATTTAAATGCTTAATGTCCCACTGATTATAATGGGCCTTAGCATGTGTATCTAATTTTCCTCTGGATTTTATTTCAGGGAGCTAATATAAATTATGCTATAGGTGGACGGATCACATGGGTGATgttaaaaagaacacacacacacacatacacatcattTATCATTATAGATATATTTCAGAACAGCACAAATTGGAAACTGACCTCACATTTTCTGTATTGAACAGTAGTGGGAGCATGCACTCTTCAGATATTATTGAATTGTAATAAAAGTATCAACCCATCAGATTTcagctgactatcaggaaaaacatcctaactgctagagcagtacagcaaaagagtcagttacctcaggaggtggtgagtccATCAACACTGGAGACACTCAAAggaaaatcagacaaccatctgtcaatctactttgatttggattcctgcattgagcagagggttggactcaatggccttataagtcccttccaactcaattattctatgattctataaaccCAACTTGGCGCAGAGGATGGTAAAAGAAGATTTCatatgtagtccaacaacatctagaaggaCCCGTTTTGCTTGCCACTGTTATAGAAGCAGGCAATCTGATAATGCCATGTGGAGGAAGTCTGCTCTATAGTGGACCAAATTTAAAGTGAATTGTACCTCTGAGTGGCTGTTTTCAGACATATGCAGAACATCTCAGAGATCTCTGCCTGTGTGTGTTTACCAGCTGCAAATTTTCACTGGAATTCTGAAGCCTCCTGTGTAATTTTGTCCATCTTCTTCAGGTGCTGTTAAAATGAaatctaaagggaaaaaaactgagcAGAACGTTCtttatattcttgaaggctttcacggccaagatctgatggttgttgtaggtttttcaggctgtttggctgtgttccgaaggtttttcttcctaacatttcgccaatctctgtggctggcatcttcagaggacaggagttagaatgttgtgttctggtgtagtgtgtgggatagttgtaGCGgagggatcagctttttgtccttttcaggagattgggtgattatagtgatcaggttttttttttgttaaggatgtattgttgtgataaggggggagatggtctgtcaTTTTGATTGATGAGTgccattagctagtcttttgtgtgcaatgatcactggtccttgtggatgggtagagttcattgatcttttgcaggctgtatttttcagtgctgggtcaacaaactctacccagccacaaggaccagtaatcactgcacacaaaagactagctaatgacacccatcaatctcAGTGATAGACCATCtgcccccccttatcacaacaatacacccataacaaaaaaaaaacactgatcactataatcacccaatctccagaaaaggacaaaaacctgatcccacagctacaaatactcaactgtcccaaacattacaccagaacacagacagagttccaactcctgtcctctgaagatgccagccacacagactggcaaaatgttaataaggaaaacctttggaacacagccaaacagtcagaaaaacctagaacaaccatcagaaagTTCTTTCTTAAGTGGAACCTCTGTAGACAGTCCTAAGAATGTTAGAGGGATTCTCTGTGGACTACAGAATTATCTAGGCTCTGCTTGCACTCCTAGGAGAAAAACCATGTGACTGAAGAAAAACTACTTGACAAACATGTGACCCTCACCCCAATCCAAACAGAAAGGTTTAGCAACAGCAAAACAGCCAAAACCTACAGTCACTACGGATAGTAAGGTAGACTTCCCCActtcttctcccctctgaaaATCCTCCAGTCCCATCAAAATGCAACATAGAGGGTTGGAGAACATGTAGTATGTAGTGTGAGCACAGAGGGGAGATCCCTAACACTCAGGAGGGAGCACCTTCCACAGGGAAAGGATATGTGTAAAATAAGGGACCTCTGATATTGTGTCTACCGCATATATGTTAAAGAATCTCTTTATAAAGCAGTAGTCCTCTATGCATTATAAGAAGTAAAGATTTCCTATTGGAATGTCCATTCCTAAAGACCACATTGCTTCCGCTCAACTCCGTTCCTGACTGATAACttatcaaaaggaaagaaaattttCATCTGTCATGGTGTCAACATAGCAAAGTTTACTTCATTTTGCATACCACGAGAGTGACAAAATTGCCTTTTTCATCTAATCTGATGGCATATATTACATTCCATCTTTTGCAATATGATTCGTCTGTTTTCACAAGCTACCTTTGAGAAAGAGgtaataaagaaaggaaaaaaggggggaaaataatgAAATCCTCAAGGAAGTAGGAAAAATCCCTTAGCAGATTATTAAAAGTATCATATCTGGGTGCTATAAATTGCACAGGAAGTGAGATACAGAAAGCATACTCCAGGGTAGAATTCATAGACCAAAGTCATAATACAGCTTTAGGGATGGCTGAGAAAAAATAGTTTCATTCAGATTCCCATATGACATCAGTTGCTGTCATACTTTAAAACAAATATGTGAACCACAACTTCTCCTTGTGAAGAGGAACAtccccaggaatgcaaccagcaactCAGGAAAAATGTGAAGAATTTTAAATTGAGCCAAATGGAAGTTCTGATGAGCATCTCAAAATATCTCAGATGGTTTTGGGTAACTTTTGCTTGTTATTCGTTTGTGAAGTTCAGCACTCAGAAataccataagacgcacctttccatactgtaagacgcaccaattttttaggagaagaaaagaggaaaatataatctgttttcttcgctccataagacgcacagactttccacccccccccgttttgtgggaaaaaagtgcgtcctatggtgcaaaaaatacggtaatgtgTTGCAAGTAATGGCATTGTCTGTAGTACATTACTTTTGGGAGGTAATGAGGATATAATGATGTTATGCTTGCAAAGGAAGATAAGAAATTGTGGTGATGGTGCAACAAATGTACTTTATCACTTTCAATATTTCAGGGTTTTTgcactcattttatttttaaagtacatttttGTGGATCCTGTTGATCATCTGATTATGTGATCAGTATGTTGCTCTTAAACCAACTGAAATGGTTGGGAATTTCTGAGAATCATGACCccaaaaagtgactttttaaactCTTGAGGGCAAGTGATCAGTTGTATCctcaacacccacccacccctatttTCCTGCCACTGTGAATTCTCTGCTTTAACCACAATAACATGGAAGGCGGTCTCCGCTAAAGCCCTCAGAATGAAGATGCAAAATAGAATATGAGTTCAAAACAaactacattttttattttttagtcaGGAAATACAAGGACAACCATTCAATTAATGCTGTGTGATCTACCTTTCTTGATGGAGACAAGAAATGGAATTCATGTGGCATTCAGGAAGAAGGTGATACTGCCCTTCTGTCAAAGCAGTGGTTCTGAATCTTGTCTGTGCTGAGAATACTTACTATAGCTGTGTTTGTTCCCTGCATCTCCACTGGACAATGTCTGTAAAAAAGAATCAATGAGTGCCCCCATGACCGCCCAACTGGTCCATTGCCTGAAGTTAATGAGATTTAAGAATTTGTCTGAGTGGTAGCTCCTCAGTAATAAATGTACTGGTGCTAAATATGACTGTTCCTTCTAGTTATCTCTTCCAGATGTGACTGACTTAAAAGAAGCACCAAATGAACCTAGACATACTAAGCAGTAGGAATAGTTGAAAGGGAGAGCCTAAATGTCAATTGTGAGGTCGATTCAAtcaattaggcatccttcagtctcaagagactattttatttatttattgtatttatacccagcctatctagtcatttcgaccactctaggcggcttacaacataaaaacataacaagtttaggagaaatttataacaattaattaattaaatgattctgcaagatgggaaaaatacaaaataaatcaaataaaaagagaaaggaaggaaagatgtcaggaattaactggaggggaaggcctgcctatacattcacgtttttaattggtttttaaaaatacccagcgagggtgcagcgcgaatctccggaggcaggttattccagaggcgaggagccaccaccgagaaggcccagtttgttgttttttccttctaggcctccctcggcgtcaggctcctcagcctcacctcctgactcgcgcatgTGACACGGGTAGACTTAGGTGGGAGTAAGTgttggtaacatgctctgtatggaggacttggaacagtgtctagtgtggctgagaaggccaatttgagagtgacaatcccttccacactgaagacaaatccaatatgtcccctgcccagctccctgattttgctggtttcaggactgcctctttgccttggcctgctggacaagggtctcttcaaaatgggagaggccgtgatgcctccaggatgaacgctcagatgtcagggtttcccatctgttgaggtccattcctaaggcctcagatcccgcttgcagatgtccttgcatcgcagctgtggtctccctctggggcgatttccctgtgctaattctccatacaggagatcttttggaatctgaccaccagccattctcacgacatgcccaagcaaTGTTTACAATTGTGAGGTCACACATACAACAAATCCTACTCAGCCCCCCTCGGGTGACCAGCTAATTCCCaagagttaaaataaatgggtCAGATGGAACATTGTTCAAAACTCAAGGAGCCAAGGAAATCTGGAGTACCACCTTATGAACCTTTGCACCCGCCCTTTATACAAGAGCCTCACAATACTGAAGGTCCTTGAAGACATGAAAGATTGGCTTTCTTGGAATAATTTATCAGTCCCATGATGGGGGGTGGGGCAAATTCACCCCCAGAGAATGGCTGAAGGAGTCTTCATGTGACTGGCATTTTTTTATTCATGCTGCCATGAACTAATGGCATGGTTTCTTTAGAGGAGAGTCAACACAATATTTTTGTGCATTGCTCGAAGCAGCAAATGATGATTCACAGTTGTGTAACATTAGTTGAGCAAATGTATATTATGCCTCTGGTGAGAAACAAAATAATGCAGAATGAAAGTATTCCCCGAAGAACAGCAGGAGTCTATATATTCATGGAGACCTGTTTCCCGCAGCTGTATTACCTGCCCTCATTGCAGCTTGAGGGCCTAGGGAATTGCACAACATTTAATTACAGCTTGCTTGCCTTTGCTCTAATTGTCTGTGACTGGTTAATAGAATGAGTTAAGCAGAAATGACTGTGGATCAAATCTGCCACTCGAAATTTCAACCATAAATTATTTACCCTGATACAGGTGGGATGTGCAGAAAAATGTGGGCATAGGAACTGAAATACACACCAAGAATACATGATATTTATAGTCAGGCTTTGAAGGGAGTGAACTCCTAAAGTAAATCCTCCaaaccagaactttgaaaagtttctttttcagaCCACAAGAAAATGAGAAGTGTATATTTCAATGTTTCTTGTCCGCTGCATGAGGATGAGACAAGCCAGGCTTTACTCTTCTGTatctggggaggcctttctcttgattccACCATATTCACAGGTGCAGCTgaaggggacacaggagaggactttctctgttgctgcacccaggcttcggaactccctcccacaggaggccaggctggccccatctttgctgtccttctgcaagcaggcaaagaccttcctcttcaggcaggctttccctcagtgactggctacctgagtgtgtTTTTCAGATGGATTGATatgcatcactgctttgactgtgtctgcagtactgcttgtgtttaccatttctcagaatggtGCACTAATCATTTTTAGctgaaatattgtctttaaatgatgtaagctgcctttttatactcattattcttaactttaaatattgtattttaatgatgtaagatgtctTGGGTCATAgaatagatagatggatggatggatggatggatggatggatggatggatggatggatggatggatggatggatggatggatggatggatggatggatggatggatagatggatagatagatagatagatagatagatagatagatagatagatagatagatagatagatagatagatagatagatagatagatagatagatagatagatagatagatagatagatagatagatagatagatagatgatattGGTGCCTAACAATAGCTCTGTCAGTGTgaaggcagaggttgggaatcaattcccccctgtgtctcccaggagaaagaTGTagtttgtgtagccttgggcaagctgcacagtcccatgattctcccagaagaagggaagggtaaatcacttctgagcattctctaccttaaaaaacctgaaaagaggggtgccataagtcagaattgacttgatggtacaagatgatgatgattacagtaGAATATTTTCACATTCCAGGAGCTGGGCACTGAATATGAGATTACATATTTTGTTCAATATTTCTTAACTTCTGAactgtttttcaaaaatgtgaaaatatttgcAGACTATCCTAAGTGAAGTCTCTAAGCTCAAAATGGTTTGGCATTGGAAGGAGGGCTATCACAAATATGTTGCTATATCTGTCCATATTTAAGATAGATAGTTTAGATAGTTATATAAATAGTGAAATGAAATAGTTCCAGATTTCAAAGAGATTATGCTTGAATAAATGGTCTCTTGTTCCTTTGTTGCTAAGAAGAAAAATTATGTTAAACACCCTATTATGATTTTGTTATTTATGCTTATGATATAAGGACTCAAATAAGTATTTAAGCTATTCACAAACTCCGAGGGATGGGGTAAAAAAAGCAGTAGCAAACCAGAAATGCTGACTCAAGCTGATGACCGTCACCTTCATTTAACAACTAAATGATCTGCAACTCATTGATTATTTTCCAGTAGAGACAAGACGATTTGggaagaaataattattttaaagaatgaTTACTGCTGAATatagaataaatatttaaatcCTGAGGCAGAAGAACTTTGCCTGCCATGGAGACTTTCTGAAAAATGCCAGTTTTGCACGTGTAATAATTCACCAATATGGGGAATCTGTGGCCTTCTAGAAGTTGTTAAATTACAATTCCCATAAGCCTTAGCTGAGGGacaatgggaactgcagtctaacagCATCTAAAGAGCCGAGTGTTCCCATCCTTGCACTAGATGAATGGCAGGGGTATGAATGTGGGAATTCCTAGAAggtccatgttgttgtttagtcattaaatcgtgtctgactctttgtgaccccatgagccagagcacgccaggccctcctgtcttccactgcctcccggagtttagtcaaattcatgttggtagcttcgaagacactgtccatccatctcatcctctgtcgtccccttctcctcttgccttcactgtCCTGCTCTTTCTTAGACCCATCCCTTtgagctgaaccaatatttcatggGAGTTCCGTGAACATGGTGTCACTTAGCTGCATTGGATATCCTATTGGGAGTCCAGAGTTTCTGACAAAAGTTTTCATATAGTGGACGGAATCTATCAGCTTAACCTACCATGTTCTCTTACTGGTTACTCACCGCCACACCCGGATGAACCTTGACTGGAATGATCTCAAAAACTGGTCTCACAAAGGAGCAAATTCTATTGGgaccaataataataaaaattaccaCTGACTAGCCGTATCAGGTTGGAATAGAATAGGTAAGCAGAATGTGGGTCTCAAGTATAGACCGTTAGGACTGAAAACACTCCAGGTCTCCTGTCCcaccaattaattttaaaaatacgtGCCTGAAAAAGTTTCCTGTTGTCTTGGAGGAGGTGTGGGTGGCAATTTTGCCATTTTTGGCTTTCCACACCCCCAGAACATTTTGTGGCTATTCCAGGGCATggcctttttaaagaagaaaaactggAGGTGGGCGGGTGCAGGAGCTGGTCCAGGTGTCTGTGGTGAGGATTCTGAAAGTCACCCCCTACTCACTGCAGAAACACGGTGGGATATTCTTCCTTTTAGtggtttatttattaaaaatatttttatcccacctttctccgtAAAAAGAACCCAGAgtgccttacatcattaaaaagacaatatttaaaagctaaaagcagaaagggccctgatgttgggaaagtgtgaaggcaagattctgtataagttacattggctaccagttgctgcccgggcccaattcaaagtgcttgttttgacatataaagccctaaacggcttgggccctggatacctgaaggaccgcctccttccatgtgagcctacccggcagttaagatctatccagggggcccttttgaaagagccgtccctcaaggaggtaagacgGACGGCTtacagacaaagggccttttcggcagctgcccccagactatggaatgccctcccgactgagattcgtctggcgccaacgctgatgacatttcggcgccaggtcaaaaccttcctgttccagaaggcttttaactgaaataatattagctgtgggtctgatggcaattttatatatattttaattgtattttaattgtacatatctttattgtattttaaatgctgtaagccgcccagagacctttgggtagtgtgggcagcatataaattaaataaataaataaataaataagagaagaaggggacaacagaggacaagatggtttgatagtgtcattgaagccacccacatgaatttgaccaaacttcgggaggcagtggaagacaggagggcctggtgtgctctggtccgtggggtcacaagagtcaaacacaactaaacacaactaaacaacaacaaaaaggtaggtatgcaaatattttttaaaaaattaaacaaatattataataataaaggcaacactaaaatacatttaaaacaacaaagcacaacagtcccttttaaaaaaaccctctcagaacACTAGTTAGttagggaaagcctgcctgaagagaaaggtctttgcctgcctgcaggacagcaatgatggggccagcctggcctcctgtgagagggggttctggagcctgagaggagccacagagaaggtcctctcctgtgtccccaccaagtgtactgtgagggtggcgggactGATAGAAAAGCGTCACCTGATTATCTTAAAGCCCAGGCGGGCTCACAAAGAGAGATGacgtcttttagatagcttggacccaagtcatttaggttaagaccagaactttgaattgtgcctggaaatgggtcggcagccagtggagctgctgtaacaggaggatcacatgatctctgtaaccagc is part of the Pogona vitticeps strain Pit_001003342236 chromosome 5, PviZW2.1, whole genome shotgun sequence genome and encodes:
- the CHRM2 gene encoding muscarinic acetylcholine receptor M2; this encodes MNNSTNISSLEDVMALASPYKTVEVVFIVLVAGSLSLVTIIGNILVMVSIKVNRHLQTVNNYFLFSLACADLIIGVFSMNLYTLYTVIGYWPLGPVVCDLWLALDYVVSNASVMNLLIISFDRYFCVTKPLSYPVKRTTKMAGMMIAAAWVLSFILWAPAILFWQFIVGERTVPDGECYIQFLSNAAVTFGTAIAAFYLPVIIMTILYWQISRASKSRIKKDKKGGQNQDPASPSLTQGKTTKPNNNNIPPSEDGIEHSKIQNGKATGESVVENCVTTEEKESSNDSTSVSAVASNIKEDEAIKEDARASVSQVNAKVENSKLTCIRVLTKSPKNDCAGSANTTVEIVGSDGQNGDEKQNVVARKIVKMTKQPAKKKTPPSREKKVTRTILAILLAFIVTWTPYNVMVLINSFCSSCIPNTVWTIGYWLCYINSTINPACYALCNATFKKTFKHLLMCHYKNIGATR